From the genome of Anopheles moucheti chromosome 3, idAnoMoucSN_F20_07, whole genome shotgun sequence, one region includes:
- the LOC128305369 gene encoding coiled-coil domain-containing protein 43, protein MAAVDEFNSWLSSKLRASKADVSVFGSYITGILEGDENNEEKVEALEGILSAIIETDLEPFIKEILDKWMTCHSQGAEAAKPSLDVEVQLAKLLEGQKLATKVEREYTEEERRIKEQILSQYSQLSESEHDEEDEEGATSSDPKLVKNTNFSDVQALAREKREQAKLENQLKKEKDKQDREKQRQLREEKKEKRKTVKGERRR, encoded by the exons ATGGCTGCGGTGGACGAGTTCAATAGCTGGCTCAGCTCCAAGCTGCGAGCTTCGAAGGCGGATGTTAGCGTATTCGGATCGTACATTACCGGTATCCTGGAAGGAGACGAAAACAACGAGGAAAAAGTGGAAGCTTTGGAGGGCATCCTTAGCGCAATCATT GAAACAGATCTGGAACCGTTCATCAAAGAGATCCTCGACAAGTGGATGACTTGTCACAGTCAAGGGGCAGAAGCCGCCAAGCCCTCGCTCGACGTCGAAGTACAGCTAGCCAAATTGCTGGAAGGACAAAAATTAGCTACAAAAGTGGAACGCGAATACACCGAAGAGGAACGACGAATTAAGGAACAGATCCTGTCGCAGTACAGCCAG CTCTCTGAAAGTGAACACGACGAGGAGGACGAAGAAGGGGCCACCAGTTCCGACCCGAAGCTGGTGAAAAATACTAACTTTTCCGATGTGCAAGCACTGGCGCGGGAAAAACGGGAGCAGGCCAAACTAGAAAATCAgctgaaaaaggaaaaggataaaCAGGACCGAGAAAAGCAGCGGCAGCTCCGCgaggaaaagaaagagaagCGCAAAACCGTCAAAGGCGAACGACGCCGGTAG